In Candidatus Roseilinea sp., one DNA window encodes the following:
- the menG gene encoding demethylmenaquinone methyltransferase → MNEQSKRVQAMFSRITRRYDLMNRVMTGGRDQVWRRIAARELGLSAGGLILDLATGTGDLAFAVREAYPNARVVAMDFSETILREGVRKAQLRDEHGVVWGVGDALALPFRDATFDGCTNAFLIRNVVDLRLCLREMKRVVKPGGRVVCMEITHPQTPIFKQAFTVYFYKLVPIIGGIIAGDPQAYRYLPDSLTRFPPAEPLKRIMQEVGYRNVCYRLLGMGTMAIHVGEV, encoded by the coding sequence ATGAACGAGCAATCCAAGCGCGTGCAAGCGATGTTCTCCCGCATCACGCGGCGCTACGACCTGATGAATCGCGTGATGACCGGCGGGCGCGATCAGGTCTGGCGGCGCATCGCCGCGCGCGAACTCGGGCTGAGCGCCGGTGGGTTGATCCTCGACCTCGCCACCGGCACCGGCGACCTGGCCTTTGCCGTTCGCGAGGCCTACCCGAATGCCCGCGTGGTGGCGATGGACTTCTCCGAGACCATCCTGCGCGAGGGGGTGCGCAAGGCACAATTGCGCGATGAGCACGGCGTCGTCTGGGGCGTAGGCGATGCACTTGCGCTGCCCTTCCGCGATGCAACGTTCGACGGTTGCACGAACGCCTTTCTGATCCGAAATGTGGTGGATTTGCGGCTGTGCCTGCGCGAGATGAAGCGCGTGGTCAAGCCCGGCGGGCGCGTCGTGTGCATGGAGATCACCCATCCCCAGACGCCGATCTTCAAGCAGGCGTTCACCGTGTATTTCTATAAGCTGGTGCCCATCATCGGCGGCATCATCGCCGGCGACCCCCAAGCCTATCGTTACCTGCCCGACTCGCTCACGCGCTTCCCGCCGGCCGAGCCGCTCAAGCGAATCATGCAAGAAGTCGGCTATCGCAACGTGTGCTACCGGCTGTTGGGCATGGGAACGATGGCGATTCACGTGGGAGAGGTATGA
- a CDS encoding sugar ABC transporter permease, whose amino-acid sequence MATIATTQIPQKHIRLAQHRDRVKRFFLLPAVVWVLAFSIFPLVYALYNSLFSFRFGRINEFVGLQNFGRLLTDANLHSGLRTTLIFVAATVIVQMILGFGLALLLNQEMRGKNVLRAIMILPLFATPVAIGYLGITIFYEQNGPLNVFLRALGIEPVPWLSNPFWALIAVILVDIWQWTPFVFLVSLAALQALPIDLYEAAEVDGASRFAAFRYITLPLMLPTLFLILLLRLVEAFKVFDIPTSLTLGGPGRATEVYSLFTYRTAMRFFDHGYAAAQGFLLLVIVSVIVTLLFRRIGRLYDVES is encoded by the coding sequence ATGGCGACGATTGCGACTACCCAGATTCCTCAAAAGCACATCAGACTCGCCCAGCACCGTGATCGGGTCAAGCGTTTCTTTCTTCTGCCGGCCGTTGTGTGGGTGCTTGCCTTTTCAATCTTCCCGCTGGTTTATGCGCTCTACAACAGTCTGTTCAGCTTTCGCTTCGGACGGATCAATGAGTTTGTCGGCTTACAGAACTTTGGGCGTCTCCTCACGGATGCCAATCTTCATTCAGGGCTGCGCACTACACTGATATTCGTAGCTGCCACGGTGATCGTGCAAATGATCCTGGGCTTTGGGCTCGCATTGCTTCTCAACCAAGAGATGCGTGGCAAGAACGTGTTGCGCGCAATCATGATCCTCCCGCTCTTCGCAACGCCAGTAGCAATTGGTTATCTGGGCATCACCATCTTCTACGAGCAAAACGGACCGCTGAATGTATTCTTGCGCGCGCTCGGCATCGAGCCGGTGCCTTGGCTGTCTAATCCTTTCTGGGCGCTCATAGCAGTCATTCTGGTTGATATCTGGCAGTGGACGCCTTTCGTCTTTCTCGTTTCTCTCGCTGCCTTACAGGCCCTGCCAATAGATCTCTATGAAGCAGCAGAAGTAGATGGCGCTTCGCGCTTTGCCGCATTTCGATACATTACGCTTCCCCTTATGCTACCCACACTGTTCCTCATACTGCTTCTGCGGCTCGTCGAGGCATTCAAGGTGTTCGACATCCCCACCAGCCTCACGTTGGGCGGCCCAGGACGAGCCACGGAGGTCTACAGCCTGTTCACCTATCGAACAGCGATGCGCTTCTTCGATCACGGATACGCCGCTGCGCAGGGGTTTCTATTGTTGGTTATCGTGAGCGTCATCGTCACCCTACTCTTCCGGCGAATCGGTCGGCTTTACGACGTGGAGAGCTGA
- a CDS encoding sugar ABC transporter permease — MFRKLSPAAQVLTLGLLFVAVAWVALPFYWAFLNSIKKPADTFANTFVPFLQFQPTIDHWIGELAIPETRQALLNSTAIALGAATLSIFIGTPAAYALARFRFRRPSNGFLTTWFLSQRILPPVLFVVPFFLIMRELRLLDSIVALVLLNATFTLPFSVIILSQMFRELPRELEEAAYVDGATTLQAFLRVALPLVLPGLVAAWIICMAFSWNEFLFALSLTTKAAIPMPVIIAGAEHTRGVQFWYVGVRTLLTLLPPTILALLAQRYIVRGLTFGAVKG; from the coding sequence ATGTTTCGCAAACTTTCTCCCGCTGCTCAAGTGCTCACATTGGGGCTACTCTTCGTGGCCGTAGCGTGGGTTGCTCTACCCTTCTACTGGGCTTTTCTCAACTCGATCAAAAAACCCGCCGATACCTTCGCTAACACCTTCGTTCCATTTCTTCAGTTCCAGCCCACCATAGACCATTGGATTGGTGAACTGGCCATTCCAGAGACGCGACAGGCGTTGCTCAACAGCACTGCCATCGCACTCGGTGCGGCCACCCTCTCTATCTTTATCGGCACACCGGCGGCATATGCCCTAGCACGCTTTCGTTTCCGTCGCCCAAGCAATGGCTTTCTGACCACGTGGTTTCTCTCGCAGCGCATTCTGCCGCCGGTACTCTTCGTTGTCCCCTTCTTCCTCATCATGCGAGAGCTACGCCTACTGGATAGTATCGTGGCGCTCGTGTTGTTAAACGCCACTTTCACGCTGCCCTTCTCTGTGATTATCTTGAGTCAGATGTTTCGGGAGCTGCCACGCGAACTCGAGGAGGCGGCCTACGTGGATGGAGCAACGACGCTACAAGCTTTCTTGCGCGTCGCACTTCCGCTCGTGCTGCCCGGTTTGGTGGCAGCTTGGATCATCTGCATGGCCTTCAGTTGGAACGAGTTTCTATTTGCGCTGTCTTTGACCACTAAGGCCGCCATTCCGATGCCTGTAATCATCGCCGGCGCGGAACACACGCGCGGCGTACAGTTCTGGTATGTGGGCGTGCGCACATTGCTTACGTTACTTCCGCCCACCATCCTCGCCTTATTGGCACAGCGGTACATCGTTCGTGGCCTGACATTTGGCGCAGTGAAGGGTTAA
- a CDS encoding xylulokinase — protein MTSPSALLLGIDIGTTNLKALVFNRAGRVVAHASAPTPTHYLGAGQAYYEPEEIWQQVLGLIRTAVSQVEQARKIAGVACSSMGESGVPIDGEGHPLYHAIAWFDRRTEPQAAYLAEHIGREHIFKSCGLDVYPIYGLCKILWLQDNHSDVLARAERWLNMADFIAYRLCGVAATDYSLASRTLALDLRGLRWNDDLLHAIGIRPSLLAPLMPSGTHLGSILPEVARATGLPESVQVATGGHDHVCAALAAGVIRPSDVLDSIGTAEALFMPLSNVLDDITLARMGYAQGVHVAGGYYILGGQFSSGAAIEWFKQVLGESHDYSILIEEAKRVPPGSEGVSFLPHLRAANTPYNDPLAMGAFLGLTTDVRRGNLFRALLEGIAMEMRSALYPLLALQQRTPERIRATGGGTRNALLMQIKADVFGSRIDIFDVGEGAALGAAMLAGIAGGVYADIEEAVSVVTASHPVTVVSPSEHAAFYDRLYTEVYQHVYSALHPINHAIRRLLSQG, from the coding sequence ATGACCTCACCAAGCGCACTGCTGCTCGGTATTGACATCGGGACGACGAATCTGAAAGCACTTGTCTTCAACAGGGCGGGGCGCGTCGTCGCTCATGCCAGCGCTCCAACCCCGACGCATTACCTAGGCGCGGGGCAGGCGTATTACGAACCTGAGGAGATTTGGCAACAAGTGCTCGGCTTGATTCGAACCGCAGTCTCCCAAGTCGAGCAAGCGCGGAAGATTGCCGGCGTGGCCTGCTCCAGTATGGGAGAGTCGGGAGTGCCGATAGACGGAGAAGGTCATCCGCTTTACCACGCTATTGCTTGGTTCGACCGCCGAACAGAGCCACAGGCTGCCTACCTGGCGGAACATATTGGTCGAGAGCACATTTTCAAGTCTTGCGGGCTAGATGTCTATCCGATTTACGGCCTGTGCAAGATACTCTGGCTGCAAGACAATCATTCTGATGTGCTTGCGCGTGCGGAGCGCTGGCTAAACATGGCCGATTTCATTGCCTATAGGCTATGTGGCGTTGCTGCTACCGATTACTCGCTCGCCTCGCGCACGTTGGCGCTGGATCTCCGCGGCCTCCGTTGGAACGATGACTTGCTGCATGCGATAGGAATCCGGCCATCGCTTCTGGCACCACTTATGCCGAGCGGCACACACCTCGGATCTATCTTGCCCGAGGTGGCCCGGGCAACGGGTTTACCGGAATCTGTGCAAGTAGCGACCGGTGGACACGACCATGTCTGTGCCGCGTTAGCAGCGGGCGTCATACGCCCGAGTGATGTCCTCGATTCAATTGGCACAGCCGAAGCGCTGTTCATGCCGCTCTCCAACGTGCTCGACGACATCACATTGGCACGGATGGGTTACGCACAAGGTGTTCACGTCGCGGGCGGGTACTACATCCTTGGTGGACAGTTTTCTTCTGGGGCAGCAATCGAGTGGTTCAAACAGGTGCTTGGCGAAAGCCACGACTATTCCATTTTGATCGAGGAGGCGAAGCGCGTTCCACCGGGCAGCGAGGGTGTAAGCTTTCTGCCCCATCTGCGTGCAGCTAATACGCCTTACAACGATCCACTCGCGATGGGTGCATTTCTCGGTCTGACGACGGATGTGCGCAGAGGCAATCTCTTTCGCGCACTCCTCGAAGGGATAGCGATGGAGATGCGCAGCGCTCTCTATCCGCTCCTGGCTTTGCAGCAGCGAACTCCTGAGCGCATCCGTGCTACGGGCGGTGGCACACGCAATGCGCTGCTCATGCAAATCAAAGCTGATGTATTTGGTAGCCGCATAGACATCTTCGATGTCGGAGAAGGTGCTGCATTGGGAGCTGCTATGCTTGCCGGTATAGCTGGTGGCGTTTACGCGGACATTGAAGAGGCTGTGAGTGTCGTCACGGCCTCTCATCCTGTAACCGTCGTGTCACCCAGCGAACATGCGGCCTTCTATGACCGTCTCTACACAGAGGTTTACCAACACGTTTACTCCGCGCTTCATCCAATCAACCATGCCATACGCCGGTTGCTCAGTCAAGGCTAG
- a CDS encoding pyrrolo-quinoline quinone translates to MHAGVAFAQGNVLSPTTYLPVLLSQPPTASPTPTPTPTGTPPASGEEWSQHGYNAQRTGYTAQVVAPPWRWRWSWNGPNSSGGVSAGKTSLPRNVQPVTGGGRVYVAAGNRGVYALRETDGVEVWNARPGGNINSTVAYDGDTQAVFALSSNGTLYKLNASNGNVAGQFATGASSVLPLPPAVLGDRVIFAIGNRAYAVNKATMQQIWMYQAGAEVHTPPAYSASRNRVVIGTADLYVHAIENGNGNRAWRVRPLHASLAAGETSDARNFAEFKNGWPVIADGSGYALMKVRLDWDTMWRDWPQTNSGMRAFLTANPTQQALFVLDLDDGSIPFIANVGHGGYGDGGYMPMGPQPVVKRLPNGKEVVYTIIRAKHSNYDSRADSHFGEMMLDETTVSGLQGGDVRFIFYDWPPGSANPYLITDEQPNVSMAGDYLFGGHWEAGFALRILDRSDARGSFGSKITSQRLDTIAASQDSGGCAFNTSHYCASGLQNTRGYDRGFYIYYNQGAIYDRYWSEYSVWTVSKDNVYFRSTDGAIVALTGGSPTVASAQAIEPASLAPPISLIAHAEPPAISYTQAREWSDRVVTVEGVLRYVFNNGKQVLLGFEYPHRGAFKALIRKADWPAFGGVPEARYRVGDRVRVTGLIEWYQGDPAIYVTEPAQIQP, encoded by the coding sequence ATGCATGCGGGCGTTGCATTCGCACAGGGCAACGTGCTGTCGCCGACGACGTATCTGCCGGTGTTGTTGAGCCAACCGCCAACGGCTAGTCCGACACCTACACCGACGCCTACCGGCACGCCACCCGCATCTGGCGAGGAATGGTCACAGCACGGCTATAACGCCCAACGCACCGGCTACACCGCGCAGGTCGTCGCGCCACCCTGGCGCTGGCGTTGGAGCTGGAACGGGCCAAACAGCTCCGGCGGCGTCAGCGCCGGCAAAACCAGCCTGCCGCGCAACGTGCAGCCGGTGACCGGCGGTGGGCGAGTGTATGTGGCTGCCGGCAACCGCGGCGTGTATGCCCTGCGTGAGACTGACGGCGTGGAGGTGTGGAATGCCCGCCCCGGCGGCAACATCAACTCGACGGTTGCCTACGACGGGGACACGCAAGCCGTATTCGCACTCTCCAGCAACGGCACGCTCTACAAGCTGAATGCCTCAAACGGGAATGTGGCCGGCCAGTTCGCCACGGGTGCGAGTAGCGTGCTGCCGCTGCCGCCGGCAGTGCTTGGCGATCGGGTGATTTTTGCCATCGGTAACCGCGCCTACGCCGTGAACAAAGCGACCATGCAGCAAATCTGGATGTATCAGGCGGGAGCGGAGGTGCATACACCGCCGGCGTATTCGGCCAGCCGGAACCGAGTCGTCATCGGGACGGCAGACTTATACGTGCATGCTATCGAGAACGGCAACGGTAACCGAGCATGGCGGGTGCGGCCATTACATGCGAGCTTAGCCGCAGGTGAAACATCCGACGCGCGCAACTTTGCCGAATTCAAAAATGGCTGGCCGGTGATCGCTGACGGCAGCGGCTATGCATTGATGAAAGTTCGGCTGGACTGGGACACGATGTGGCGGGATTGGCCGCAAACCAACAGCGGCATGCGCGCCTTCCTGACGGCTAATCCGACCCAACAAGCCCTGTTTGTGCTTGACCTAGACGATGGCAGCATCCCATTCATCGCCAACGTTGGCCATGGCGGCTATGGCGACGGGGGCTACATGCCGATGGGACCGCAGCCGGTTGTCAAGCGCCTGCCAAACGGCAAAGAGGTCGTCTACACCATCATTCGCGCCAAACACTCAAACTACGACTCACGCGCTGATTCACACTTCGGTGAGATGATGCTAGATGAGACAACTGTAAGTGGGCTGCAGGGTGGTGATGTGCGCTTCATCTTTTACGACTGGCCACCCGGCAGCGCAAATCCCTACCTGATAACTGACGAGCAGCCGAATGTCTCGATGGCCGGCGACTACCTGTTCGGCGGGCACTGGGAGGCTGGATTCGCTTTGCGCATCCTCGATCGTTCTGATGCGCGCGGCAGCTTCGGCAGCAAGATTACCTCGCAACGATTGGACACGATTGCCGCCTCACAGGATAGCGGCGGGTGCGCTTTCAACACATCGCACTACTGTGCCAGTGGTCTGCAGAACACGCGCGGATACGACCGTGGTTTCTATATCTACTACAACCAAGGCGCGATCTACGACCGCTACTGGAGCGAATACTCGGTCTGGACGGTCAGCAAGGACAATGTCTACTTCCGCAGCACCGACGGTGCTATCGTCGCGCTGACCGGCGGCTCACCGACCGTTGCCTCCGCTCAGGCTATCGAGCCGGCATCCCTCGCACCTCCCATATCGCTCATTGCTCACGCGGAGCCACCCGCGATCTCCTACACTCAGGCGCGCGAGTGGTCAGATCGCGTCGTCACCGTGGAGGGCGTGCTGCGCTACGTGTTCAACAACGGCAAGCAGGTGCTGCTGGGCTTCGAGTACCCGCACCGCGGCGCGTTCAAGGCGCTGATCCGCAAGGCCGACTGGCCGGCGTTCGGCGGGGTACCCGAGGCGCGCTATCGCGTCGGTGACCGCGTACGCGTGACCGGCTTGATCGAGTGGTACCAGGGCGACCCGGCCATCTACGTCACGGAACCAGCCCAGATCCAGCCCTAA